One segment of Sesamum indicum cultivar Zhongzhi No. 13 linkage group LG4, S_indicum_v1.0, whole genome shotgun sequence DNA contains the following:
- the LOC105160426 gene encoding uncharacterized protein At3g49140-like, protein MLMIEAHSAAGFAAANFCSSTRFLSHSAAFFVPRNTYRRCAGRVKSANGIRATANEQSGSSSGPVKQNAKPQRYHPSEEIAESDLLNGEAILTPAETTRTIIEVNSKATLMFTGVVSEDVHENIFWPDLPYATDEHGNIYFQVKNDEDILQTLTSEETVVQVIIGLDTTEMLSEMEALSELGFGINELNDDDSDFDEDEDEDDEDDDDDGEDDDDYEKDWVGILDEQDEDEESDGSLGDWAKLETMRSSHPMYFAKKLAEVVSDDPVDCMEQPSAGLAIQGLLRPAFIEEHSGLQKHTSSAESSDGGTTHIADEQLQEGVVQINGHRHEKESAQDRPSLAEEFEKNETLGNGFAFYKLEMIKIQLVSSHGHQSYVELEDFRKAQPDAIAHSSAKIISRLKAGGEKTAQALKSLCWRCKGIQVEECALIGVDSLGFDLRVCSGTQVQTLRFAFKKQASSEYSAERQLNDLLFPRTQKYQHKKEAQQTES, encoded by the exons ATGCTGATGATTGAAGCTCACTCCGCCGCCGGATTCGCCGCCGCTAACTTCTGCTCCTCCACTCGCTTCCTCTCTCACTCCGCCGCCTTCTTCGTTCCGAG GAATACGTATAGGAGGTGTGCCGGTAGGGTGAAGAGTGCAAATGGAATTAGAGCGACTGCAAATGAGCAGTCCGGTTCGAGTTCAGGTCCGGTCAAGCAGAATGCAAAGCCGCAGAGGTATCACCCGTCTGAAGAAATTGCTGAGTCGGATTTGTTGAACGGGGAAGCGATACTCACGCCCGCTGAGACTACTAGAACAATAATTGAG GTTAATAGCAAAGCAACACTTATGTTTACTGGTGTGGTGAGTGAGGACGTTCATGAGAACATTTTCTGGCCAGATTTACCTTATGCGACCGATGAACATGGAA ATATCTACTTTCAAGTTAAGAATGATGAAGACATCCTGCAAACGCTTACTAGTGAAGAAACCGTTGTG CAAGTCATTATTGGACTGGATACTACAGAAATGCTTAGTGAGATGGAGGCACTTTCAGAACTTGGTTTTGGCATAAACGAGTTGAACGATGACGATAGTGATTTTGATGAAGATGAGGATGAAGacgatgaagatgatgatgatgatggtgaagatgatgatgattatgaAAAA GATTGGGTTGGCATTCTTGATGAGCAGGATGAGGATGAGGAAAGTGATGGATCACTGGGAGACTGGGCTAAATTGGAAACCATGCGGTCTTCTCATCCCATGTATTTCGCCAAAAAACTAGCAGAG gtTGTATCAGATGATCCTGTAGATTGTATGGAACAGCCGTCTGCCGGCCTTGCTATTCAAGGCCTTTTAAGGCCCGCATTCATTGAAGAACACTCTGGCCTCCAAAAGCATACATCTAGCGCTGAATCTAGTGATGGAGGAACAACTCATATTGCCGATGAACAATTGCAAGAAGGCGTTGTACAGATTAATGGCCACAGACATGAAAAAGAATCAGCACAAGATCGCCCAAGTTTGGCAGAAGAATTTGAGAAGAATGAAACTCTAGGAAATGGATTTGCTTTTTACAAGCTAGAGATGATTAAAATTCAGTTAGTTTCATCTCATGGGCATCAG AGTTATGTTGAATTAGAAGATTTTAGAAAGGCTCAGCCAGATGCAATAGCACATTCATCTGCAAAAATTATATCCCGTCTCAAAGCTGGTGGAGAAAAGACCGCTCAAGCTCTGAAATCCCTGTGCTGGAGATGCAAGGGCATTCAAGTGGAG GAATGTGCTCTTATAGGAGTTGACAGCCTTGGTTTTGACTTGAGAGTTTGCTCAGGAACACAAGTTCAGACATTGCGTTTTGCATTTAAGAAACAg GCATCATCGGAGTATAGTGCTGAGAGGCAACTAAACGACTTGCTGTTTCCCAGaacacaaaaatatcaacacaAGAAAGAAGCTCAACAGACCGAGTCTTAG
- the LOC105160425 gene encoding dnaJ protein ERDJ2A yields MADPEETNALFPIFILSMIALPLVPYTILKLFRAASKKTKRIHCGCSDCTRSGKYRKSIFNRIANVTTCGNFTLVLLWVIMGFLVYYIKNMSREIQVFEPFNILGLEPGASDSAIKKAYRRLSIQYHPDKNPDPAAHKYFVEFIAKAYQALTDPISRENFEKYGHPDGRQGFQMGIALPQFLLNIDGASSGILLMWIVGVCILLPLVVAVVYLSRSSKYTGNYVKNDTLAAYFHLMKPSLAPSKVMEVFVRAAEFLEIPVRRSDDEPLHKLFMTVRSELNLDLKNIRKEQAKFWKQHPALVKTELLIQAHLTRETTDLPPDLGRDCKRVLEFAPRLLEELIKMAIIPRTSKGHGWLRPAVGVVELSQCIVQAVPLSARKAEGIAPFLQLPHFNDDIIKKISRKKVRTFQEFQDMSIQERAELLSQVAELSPPEVQDVEKVMELIPSLAVDVTCETEGEEGIQEGDVVTVQAWVTLKRPNGLTGALPHAPRYPFHKEENFWFLLADSNSNTVWFSHKISFMDEVAAVSAASTAIGDRMEVLGASPKETTAAIKEAVEKVKRGSRLAMGKFLAMAEGNYNLTSYLLCDSWIGCDQKSTLKLKVLKRTRAGTRGGQANDVPDDGIEEEEEVEEEDEEDIESEYSEDEDDKPNVKKKGVANGKVGGKGRQASSSSGSDEE; encoded by the exons ATGGCTGATCCAGAAGAAACCAATGCATTGTTTCCGATTTTCATTTTGTCTATGATCGCCTTGCCTTTGGTTCCTTATACGATACTGAAGTTATTCCGTGCTGCCTCAAAGAAAACGAAGAGAATCCACTGTGGATGTTCTGACTGCACTCGATCAGGGAAATATCGCAAGTCAATTTTTAATCGG ATTGCAAATGTCACAACATGTGGTAACTTTACACTGGTGCTGCTATGGGTCATCATGGGGTTTCTTGTTTATTACATTAAGAACATGAGTCGTGAG ATTCAAGTCTTTGAGCCATTCAATATTCTTGGATTAGAGCCTGGAGCATCAGATTCTGCAATTAAGAAGGCATACAGGAGACTCTCCATCCAGTACCATCCTGATAAGAATCCTGATCCAG CTGCTCACAAGTACTTTGTGGAGTTCATAGCCAAAGCTTACCAAGCTCTGACAGATCCAATTTCCAGggagaattttgaaaaatatggcCATCCTGATGGTAGGCAG GGATTTCAAATGGGAATTGCTCTTCCTCAATTTCTTCTTAATATTGATGGTGCATCTAGTGGGATATTATTAATGTGGATAGTTGGAGTTTGCATACTATTGCCACTGGTGGTGGCTGTTGTATATTTGTCAAGATCTTCAAAATATACTGGAAATTATGTCAAGAATGACACGCTAGCTGCCTATTTTCACTTGATGAAACCTTCCTTGGCCCCTAG CAAAGTCATGGAGGTCTTTGTTAGGGCTGCTGAATTCTTGGAGATTCCAGTTCGAAGATCCGACGATGAACCCCTCCATAAACTCTTTATGACAGTTAGAAGCGAGTTGAATTTAgaccttaaaaatataagaaaggaACAAGCAAAGTTTTGGAAGCAGCATCCGGCACTTGTTAAG ACGGAACTTTTAATTCAAGCACACTTGACTCGCGAAACTACGGATTTGCCCCCAGATTTGGGACGTGATTGCAAGCGTGTGCTAGAGTTTGCGCCTCGTCTTCTGGAAGAGCTAATAAAG ATGGCAATCATTCCACGCACTTCTAAGGGGCATGGCTGGCTTAGGCCTGCAGTTGGGGTTGTTGAACTTTCCCAATGTATTGTTCAG GCTGTTCCTCTTAGTGCTAGGAAGGCCGAGGGGATTGCTCCTTTCTTACAGCTTCCACATTTTAATGATGacataatcaaaaaaatatctagAAAG AAGGTTCGCACGTTTCAGGAGTTCCAGGATATGTCCATTCAAGAGCGTGCTGAGCTTCTTTCTCAAGTAGCCGAGTTGTCTCCGCCTGAAGTACAAGACGTCGAGAAGGTAATGGAACTAATACCTTCTCTAGCAGTGGACGTTACTTGTGAAACAGAAGGAGAGGAAGGCATACAAGAAGGCGATGTTGTCACAGTTCAAGCCTGGGTAACCCTAAAGCGTCCAAATGGTCTGACTGGCGCCCTTCCCCATGCTCCCCGTTATCCGTTCCACAAGGAAGAAAATTTCTGGTTTCTGCTTGCAGACTCCAATTCAAATACTGTGTGGTTCTCTCATAAGATCAGTTTTATGGATGAAGTTGCTGCTGTAAGTGCAGCTTCAACGGCAATTGGGGACAGGATGGAGGTTCTTGGAGCCAGCCCAAAGGAAACAACGGCTGCTATTAAAGAAGCAGTCGAGAAAGTGAAGAGGGGATCAAGACTTGCAATGGGCAAATTCTTGGCTATGGCAGAAGGTAACTACAACTTGACTAGCTATTTGCTCTGTGACTCGTGGATTGGCTGCGACCAAAAATCGACTTTAAAGCTGAAAGTTCTGAAACGGACACGTGCGGGGACACGAGGTGGTCAGGCGAACGATGTTCCAGACGATGGCattgaggaggaagaggaagtcgaagaagaggatgaagagGATATTGAGAGTGAGTATAGTGAGGACGAAGACGATAAACCAAATGTGAAGAAGAAAGGCGTTGCCAACGGCAAAGTTGGTGGAAAGGGCAGGCAGGCTAGTTCAAGTTCAGGTTCAGATGAGGAGTGA